The window GGAGATGTTTAAATTTCCCCGGAAATACCAGATGTCCGATTTCCGGATAAGATTTTAAAATACTACTCTTATCAATAAGTTGACCGATGAATCTTGTAGCATTGAAATGAGAATCTTTTGCAATAAACGCATGAATTCCTTTTAAGTCTTTTTTAGCTTGTTCAGTAAAGATTAAACTTACCATTCAGCAATTATTTTTCTCATTTCTTCTTCGGTATAAACATTTCCATCCTCAATATCTTTTAATCCCTGCTCAATTTTTTCTAGCAAAACAATTTCTTCCAACACCTCATCAATACTGGCAAATTCTGTTTGAGGCATTGCCTGAATTGTTTCTATAATTTGAGTTTTAGTAATTGGCATAACTATAAGTTTCTAAACGAATTTACAACTAATTATTACTGTAATAGTGAAT of the Thermococcus sp. MAR1 genome contains:
- a CDS encoding type II toxin-antitoxin system RelE/ParE family toxin, which gives rise to MVSLIFTEQAKKDLKGIHAFIAKDSHFNATRFIGQLIDKSSILKSYPEIGHLVFPGKFKHL